The Flavobacterium johnsoniae UW101 genomic interval CAATTCAAAACTGCATATTTTTATTAAACCAACAGTGGTATATTAATGATTACATTTTTATCTAAAATAATTAAACTAAACAATTTACATGTAATTGGAATCATCAGAAATGAAGATGAAGAAATTTACAATGTACTTACTGTTAAGAAAAAAGGTAACAAAATTGATATTGTCAGCACCCAGTCTTTTGAGAATTTTGAAAAAACAGCAAAAAGCATTGATCTTAAAATTCCCGTGATTTTAGTTGTTGATGGAAAAGGAATTTTAAATAAAGAAATCGATTTTAATAACGAAAGTGACGTAAGCTGGTATAAAAATATTGATTTCGAATCTATTTATCATACCAGTTTATTAGGCTCGAAAAGCAGCTTTATTAGTTTTTGCCGAAAAAACATTGTAAATGAAATAAGCGAAAATTTCCTAAAGAAAGGTTTTCAAGTCGCTGATATTTATGTTGGCTCATTTTTATCTGGTTTATTATATAACGCTATTCAAAAAGATACAATCATTTCAAATGACATTATTTTGGAATTTGATAATGGAAAGTTAGATGCATTTTCAAAACAACCTGCAACTGTAAAAACAGAAACTTATATTCTTGGAAAAGAAAAAATAAACAGCAGTTTCCTGCCTCTCTATGGTACAATAATCCATTTTTTTATCCAGCAGAAAGAAGTTTCAAAAACAAAAAACGAAACGCTCAGTACAGAAGAAATTATCTACAAAAAAGCTTTTAATGTTTTTGGAGTCGCAATGCTGGCTGGTTTTTTAATCAGTTTACTGGGAAGCTATCTTTTAATACAATATTATGGTTCAAAAAATGCTGAGTTAAATCTTCAGAGTGTTTACTCAAATCAATCCTATCAAAAGATACTTGATCTTGAAAAGCAAAAAGAAAATAAACAGCGCCTTTTAAAAGAAGCCGGTTTCTTGTCGGCAAAGTTTTTATCTTTTTACGGCTATGAAATTATAAAAGGAATCCCTTCTGATATTTCTCTTACCGATTTAAATATAATTCCTGTAAATCAGGAAATAAAAGAGAATAAAAAAATAAGCTTTGATGCTAAGTCTATTATAATAAAAGGAGAAACATTTAATGAATCATCTTTTAATAATTGGATGGAAAAGCTCAAAAAAATGAACTGGCTTAAAAATTTTGAAATAAAAAGCTTTAAAAAAGACAAAAAAAATAAATCTCAATTTGAAATCAAAATAACCATAAAAGATGTTTGAGAAATATTCATATAAAAAGAAATTCACTGCATTATTATTGATTTTTATAATGCTTTTAATAACAGCATACAAAAGATCGTTTCATACTTTGATTGACGTAATTCGTGAGAATAAAACATTATCAGAGAAAACCAATACGATTAATAAAAAAGCTAATAATATAGACAAGCTGTCTCAGGAGATCAATTATTTAGATCGAGTAATTGGCAAAGAAGGAATTACAAAAGAAATGGTACAGCAGGGCATAATCAGTTTTGCATCTACAGAAGATCCTAGAATCTCGATTAATGATTTGCAGTCATCTCATGTTTTTTCAGATGAGAATTACAAGATTATCAGCAATCAGCTCGACGTAACAGGAAACTGCAATCAATTATTAACTCTGGGATATGGTTTCGAAAAAAAATT includes:
- a CDS encoding PilN domain-containing protein, whose translation is MITFLSKIIKLNNLHVIGIIRNEDEEIYNVLTVKKKGNKIDIVSTQSFENFEKTAKSIDLKIPVILVVDGKGILNKEIDFNNESDVSWYKNIDFESIYHTSLLGSKSSFISFCRKNIVNEISENFLKKGFQVADIYVGSFLSGLLYNAIQKDTIISNDIILEFDNGKLDAFSKQPATVKTETYILGKEKINSSFLPLYGTIIHFFIQQKEVSKTKNETLSTEEIIYKKAFNVFGVAMLAGFLISLLGSYLLIQYYGSKNAELNLQSVYSNQSYQKILDLEKQKENKQRLLKEAGFLSAKFLSFYGYEIIKGIPSDISLTDLNIIPVNQEIKENKKISFDAKSIIIKGETFNESSFNNWMEKLKKMNWLKNFEIKSFKKDKKNKSQFEIKITIKDV